One window of the Puntigrus tetrazona isolate hp1 chromosome 13, ASM1883169v1, whole genome shotgun sequence genome contains the following:
- the LOC122356942 gene encoding gamma-aminobutyric acid receptor subunit pi: MTFFSSLFALLFISRFLENSLLSAEVKEGEILPPTIQKLMKGYNKYLRPFFDNGPVTVGMSLDIASIDTISEINMDYTATIFLRQRWTDERLVFEGNKSLSLDGRLVELLWVPDTFIVDSKKSFLHDITVENRLIRIFPNGTVLYALRITTTVACNMDLTKYPMDKQTCTLQLESWGYNVNDVMFYWARGNDSVSGLDTLRLAQYTIEDHYTSESEAVYETGNYPKLIFHFELKRSILYFILETYVPSSLLVVLSWVSFWISQSSVPARICIGVTTVLTMTTLMMGARTSLPNANCFIKAIDVYLGICFSFIFGALIEYAVAHFCTLHHPDCNNALMYGHHMHECEEEMNGIVTTIASNSSRLKRRKDSPAPAPTPAAGGEPGLAPSSPTTSEPKTAEAPAELLSRCAKNISILRKILKSINCCHVENPHYIDNYSRLTFPLSFILVNLLYWTYYLYF; the protein is encoded by the exons GTTTCTGGAGAACTCTCTGCTCAGCGCCGAGGTGAAAGAGGGAGAGATTCTTCCTCCGACCATCCAGAAGCTGATGAAAGGATACAACAAATACCTGCGGCCTTTCTTTGACA ATGGTCCCGTCACGGTGGGCATGAGTTTAGACATCGCCAGCATCGATACCATATCAGAGATCAACATG GACTACACCGCCACCATCTTCCTCCGGCAGCGCTGGACGGACGAGCGGCTGGTGTTTGAAGGGAATAAGAGTTTAAGTCTGGACGGCCGTCTGGTGGAGCTGCTGTGGGTCCCGGACACCTTCATAGTGGACTCCAAGAAGTCCTTCCTCCACGACATCACAGTGGAGAACCGACTGATCCGGATCTTTCCCAACGGAACCGTTCTCTACGCGCTCCG GATCACCACGACTGTGGCCTGTAACATGGACCTGACCAAATATCCCATGGACAAACAGACGTGCACCCTGCAGCTGGAGAGCT gggGTTATAACGTCAATGACGTGATGTTTTACTGGGCGCGTGGGAACGACTCTGTGAGCGGTCTGGACACGCTGAGACTGGCTCAGTACACCATCGAGGATCATTACACCTCCGAATCTGAGGCCGTATACGAGACGG GAAATTATCCCAAGCTGATCTTTCATTTCGAGCTGAAGAGGAGCATCTTGTACTTCATCCTGGAGACGTACGTGCCGTCCAGTCTGCTGGTGGTTCTGTCCTGGGTCTCTTTCTGGATCAGCCAGTCATCCGTCCCCGCTCGCATCTGCATAG GTGTGACGACAGTCCTGACGATGACCACACTGATGATGGGTGCCCGGACGTCCCTGCCCAATGCCAACTGCTTCATCAAGGCCATCGACGTGTACCTGGGCATCTGCTTCAGCTTCATCTTTGGAGCGCTGATAGAGTACGCCGTAGCCCATTTCTGCACACTGCACCACCCCGACTGCAACAACGCACTCATG TACGGTCATCACATGCATGAGTGTGAGGAGGAGATGAACGGCATCGTCACCACCATCGCCAGCAATTCTTCACGGCTAAAGCGGCGCAAAGACTCTCCGGCTCCGGCACCCACGCCCGCCGCCGGCGGAGAGCCTGGCCTCGCGCCCTCCAGCCCGACCACCAGCGAACCCAAGACTGCAGAGGCCCCAGCGGAGCTCCTTAGCCGCTGTGCCAAAAACATCTCCATCCTGAGGAAGATCCTGAAATCCATTAACTGCTGTCATGTGGAAAACCCACATTATATAGACAACTACTCACGGTTAACCTTCCCGCTGTCGTTCATCCTCGTTAATCTGCTCTACTGGACCTACTACCTGTACTTTTAA